In Nostoc piscinale CENA21, the genomic stretch GTAACTTCTGCTTGGGAATGATTGTAGTGTATGTCATGATTGCCGAGTACAGCATAGACACCACAGCGACTTTGTAAATGTTTCAGTCGCATCACAAGTTGATGAATTGGGGAAGGATCATCAGTGACATAATCACCAGTTAACACTATTAAATCAGGTTCTACTTCATTGGTAACTGCGATCGCTTCTTGCAACATTTCTTCTGAAAGTCGCATCCCATCATAGTGAAAATCTGATAATTGTACTAATTTTATCCCTTCTAAAGATTGTGGAAGTTCGGCAATCTTAACCGTGATTTTATCTACACTTAAACGTCCCGTAAACAACCAGTGCATAGCGCCAAAAACACTCCTCATAGTAGCGTTTACAGCTTATCAAATATCAAAATCCATCTTAAGAAATTGTAAAAAATATAGAATAATACAGAATACAGAAGCCAGAATCCAGAATCAATAAATGAAAGATTCTGTTCTGTTACTTGCAAATAATTTATACTGTATTCTGACTCCTGACTTCTGAATTCTTGACACCATAACTTATTCTCTTTGTAAGGTAATAACTGTTACTTCTGGCGGACAAAATAGCCTTCCGGGAGAATAAGTTCCTAAACCACGGTTGACATATAGCAGATTCCTTCCTACACGATGTAAACCCTGCGCCCATTCCCAATGACGGAGGACAAAGTTATCTCGGCGTAATAAGGGAAAGCAACGCCGGATTTTGGAGGGTATGAGTTGCAGTATGTTTTTACGATAAGCAACCACCGCCCCTAGTCCCGGAATGACTATTTGACCACCATGAGTATGACCAGATAATTGCAAATCTACCCGCCAAGCTTGTAATATTTCCGCCGTGTCGGGGTTATGGGATAGCACAATGCGGGGTATATTTGGGTTTAACTGCTCCATTACAGGTGCAGGGTTGAACTCTGGTGAATACCTATCCGCGAGTCCGACTAATGCTAATTCATTCCCAAAGGGATAAACGACTTCATTCCATAAAACATGCACGCCAATTTTAGTTAAAGCCTTGGTAATTTCTGTTTTTGAGTAGCGGTAATAGATATCATGATTACCCAGGACAGCATAAATACCTGCTTGAGTTTGCAATTGTTTGAGTTTTAAAACTAAGTCATGAATTGGCTGGGGACTTGTGGTAACATAATCACCTGTTAAGATGACTAAATCTGGTTTGATTTGGTTGCTAAGAGCGATCGCTTCCTCCAACATCTCATCCGATAAACCCGCACCATCATAATGAAAATCTGACATCTGCACCAACTTCTTACCTTGTAACGATGCAGGTAAACCCGCAATCTTCACCGTTAATTTTTCTACACTCAACGGCCCAGATAATAACCAGTGCATAATAGATTTAATAAATTTCAATAATAGCGTTTAAAGTTTAACCAACAATCTGCCATTTGAAAGTTGCAAGTCAAACACTTTTGAGAAACTTGATAAATGTTTATTAAAATCTGAATTTTCTCTGCTGTAGTTAGTATAAAAATAAAATGGCAATAAACCCCTCAGTTCCAGTCTGAGGAGTGTATATACAACCTCTTATAGAATTAGTGTTACACCCATTTCCAACAGACAACCTTTGTGGGTAAGTATTGGAGTTATTCAAAAGTTGGTGGAAGTATGCTTAGTTAGATTCCTCATCTTTTGGCTGATCATCTCCCGTATTATTCCCATCTCCATTTCCTTTATTTGCGTTCCAAGCACTTGCGCTTGCGCCGAAACGGCCAGTTGCTAACCATTCTGCTTTGAGGAGTGACCACCAATCAGCTGTAAGTCCTCTAGTGATGTAATCATAAGGCATCCAACCGTAACCACCTTGACCCCAACGATTTCCCCAAGAGTTACGAATTAGCAAAGCTCCTTCAAATCGCTCACCATCCTCATTTTCGATAATCTTGCGGTCATGATAGCCAACTGCAACTACAGTATGACCACCAATGACTTTATCTCGTTTGCTGGGCAAAGGGATATGTCCTCTACTGAAATTCACCTCATCGTAGACAGAATTATAAAGGGTGAATCCAAATATACAAGGAATTTCAGAAACTAGCAGCAATTTGACTTGCGAGAGGAGTGCATATTTAGAGATTTGACCATAGTCTAGGCGGAAATATTTGATTGTTTTGTAGTTTTCAGCAAAGGAATAACAAAAAGATGTTGGTTCTTCATTAAACTTATCTTCATTGTAAGGCCAGTACTCTTCTGGGCAAACTCCAAATGCAACCATCGCCTTCATTGTATCTCTTACAGAAGCTCCTGAATCGCCTTCTCGTTGCATCAAGTTACGGGTAACTTGGTAGAGAAACAAAGGAGAAGCATCTGTATAGTTACCACTACTCTTTTTTTGTGCATACTCTATTAAGGCAATTCCCGCATGGGCTGTACAAGAATTTAAGGAACCTTGATCCTCCACAGGAGAACACCAATAGCTTAAATCTACAAATTCTGGTAAGAATAAAAATACGCTTTGCTCATTACTTGGTTTATTTTTTGTTTCATTTGTTTTTGCTTTTTTTGGCTGGTCTATCTCTGTTTTAATTTTCTGAAGGAGACTGCTACCAATCGGAAACAACAAACTATTATTTAATTTTCCTGAAAGCTCTTCACTGGTATTAACAGGATTGTTTTGTGGAATATTTTCCTCTTCGAGTGACGAAGTACTAATTTTAAATAAAGGTTTTTTCAGGGGTTTATTTTTTAGGGGATTACTAGGAGTTGTAGTATTATTCGTCAGTAAATTTTGGGTTTCTGGAGAGTCTTGAATCGTGCTATCTCTCTTGCTACTTTTCAAGATAGATTTAATTTCTATCAAGATATAAGCAATTTTTTTCATTAAAATTTTCAGACTTCCATCCTTGCCAATATATTTCATTTATCAAGCTATAATCTTGGGCTATTGTGACATTATATTTCCGCATCGTTTCTCGAATTATTTCTCTGATATTGTCTTCTGAATTTTTCTTGTTCTTGCTTTTTTCTGAATTTTCTGTGTTCTTGCTTAAGAAAGACTGAATTTTAACTATTCCATCTTCCACGGCTTTACTTAAATTATTATATTGACCTAATGGCATTAATACTTGCAGTAAAATTTCATCTAACCCATTTAATAATGGTAAAGCTTGGTTATCATTATTCTCCTGCAAGAAAAGATTTATCTCTTCTTTATTAGCTGATGAATTATCTACTGTATTTTTTGGCTGTAGCTCATATAATTTATTGATCAATAATTTATTCACTATATTCGGAATTGGTGTCGATATAGATATTTCTGTTTTTCGGAATAGAGATTCTGGGATTCTTGGTGGACAAACTGTATACAGCAATCCCATTAAATATTTAAGCCTGCTGAGGATTTGTGGTAATTCTTTTTTCAGTATTGGTTTGATCTCTGAATCTTCTTTTGTCAGTATTTCTCTGATTTCTATGTCTAAAATAGTAGAATATTTATCCGATAACTCCTTACTAAATCCAAAAGATTCTAAGGTTAAAATATTACTTTTGGTTATCTCAGTTAATTCTGTCAATTCATAATCTTTAAAAGAGAAATCTGGAATTTCTAAGCTTTCAGTGAATGAGCTTATAAATTTTACCAAGTGACTTTTGTTTGCAAGAATCCCTGAAATTAAAATCCCAATTTCTTGGATGCTTCTATTAAAATCTTCATATTTTAGTTTTTTTATATCATTTTCAGATGTAATTATATCATTCAAAAATAAAATTAAGATTTCTATATTCTCCAGCATTCTGTATAAGAATACACATAAAATTCCTTGGTATGTTTGAACCTTTATTACAGGATAATCTGGTATATCAAATTCATTTATTTTTTCAAGAAAAAGTACTAGGCAATTGCTAGAAATATTTCCATTTTTTTTAAAACAACAGTCACATTGCTGACAAAATTTTCCTTTAATTTCGCCTTCATAAAATTCAACATTTTCTTTAATTAATTTCTTAAATGGTTCTATATCACGAGCAAGGTCTGCACCTGATGCCAATAACTTTAAAAGTTCCATATCATATTTATCTATAAAACCATCATGTTGTTGATCTTGAGAACAATCATGTTTTAGTTGTAGAAATTGAAATATTTTGATAACAGCTTGACGAGTATTTTCATCAAATCTTGTGTCGTTTATTGTTGGTTTATAGTTGACTTCATATTTGGATTTAGTATTTGTCTGTTCATCATTTTTTGTATCTGTTGTTGTTGGTTTATTTGATTCTTCAGTAGTTGGTTGAAATAATTTCCATGTGGAAATAATGCGTTGTAAATAATTTTTTATCAGTAAAACTTCTGAGTCGGACATTCCCACTTTTAGAACATTATTCAGTTCTACGTTTACAAAATGAAGTTTGCCTGAAAGCTGATCTATTAGTGTATTTATCTTGTTATTATCATCTTCATTCTTCTTTTGTTGCTGTGCAGTAATCTTTTCTTGTTGCTGTGCAATAATTTTTTAACGCTTCACGCAGAGTGTTAGCTAGGCTCTCAACATCAGCATTAGAGCCTTGAGTTTGAATTTTTTCCGATAAACTTTGAATTTCATCATTATCTAATGTGAAGTCTCTAACATCGGGGTAATCAGGAATCCAGCCTGTTCCTTTCTTTGTCATTTTCTTTCTCCTTATAAAAAACAAAATTGAGTTTAATTACAGAAGTTGTGTGAAACTTCTGGGTGAGTTTTGAGGTAATCATGTATCTGTTGACATCCTTGTTTTAACAACCCCTGCAAACTTAAATCAGATACATTCCAAAGCAATACCAATTTGTCTTTTCCAGCAGAGGCTAAAAATTTTCCATTGGGGCTGAAATTCACAGCGTTGACTTCCGACTGATGTCCCATCAAAGTTGTGATTAAAGTTCCATCTGCCCGCCAAAGTTTGATAGTTTTGTCACTACTAGCAGAAGCGATCATCGCTTTTCCATCTGGACTGAAGCTAACATCAAGAACCGCCGCCGTGTGTCCATGTAGGGTTTTGATCAGTTCTCCCTCTAAACTCCACAGTTTGATTGTCCCGTCCGCACTAGCAGAGGCGATGGTTTTTCCATCTGGGCTAAATTTGACATTCCAAACTCGGTCTGTGTGTCCCTTTAAAGTTCTCAGTTCTTTACCATCAATTCCCCACAGTTTCACTGTCTGATCATCACTGCTAGTAGCGATTTTCTGCCCATCTGGGCTAAAGCTGACACCTAAAACTCTGCCCTTGTGGCCTGTGAAAGTTTTTAGTTGTTGACCTTCTCGGCTCCAAAGTTTAGCTGTTTTATCATAGCTAGCAGAGGCGATTTTCTGCCCATCTGGGCTGAAGCTGACATTATTAACGCTATCTTTATGACCTCGTAATATTCTTAATTCTTTCCCTTTGGCATCCCAGATTCGGATAGTATTGTCATCACCAGCAGAGGCTATGGTTTGGCCATCTGGGCTGAAACTGACACCATACACACTGCGTTGATTTGTTTTGCGGGTAAAGAGTAAATTACCCTTTGGACTCCAGAAGTAAAGCAAATCACCAATACCAGCACTTACTACTTGCTTCCCATCAGGGCGGAAATTGACAATAGTCGCCGCATTTTGATGTCCATTCAGAACAGTCAGCCACTGGCGATGGACTTGCCAGAGCTTGGTAATGTTATCGCTACCAGTTGTTGCGAGAGTTTGTCCATCAGGGCTAAAGGTCAAGCTATGAATTCTGCCATCATGAGCTGCCCAGGTATCTAATAGTTTGCCATCTTGCGTCCACAGCCTGACATTTCCATCAACACTACCAGAGGCGATCTGTCCATCTTTACTGAAGCTGACACTATATAGTTGTTCTGGATGGGGAAAGGTTTTGAGCAGTTTCCCATCTGAACTCCAAAGTTTAACCGTTTTGTCTAGGCTGGCAGTTGCTAACATTTTCCCATCTGGGCTGAAAGCTGCACTCATCACAGTGTCAGTATGTTTAGTCAGGGTTTGCGGTGGTTTGCCGTCTTGTTGCCACAATTTAATAGTCTTGTCACCGCTAGTAGTAACAATCTGATAAGTTTTAGGATTAAAAATTACCTGCATCACCCATGAGCGATGTCCCTTGAAGGTATTAATCTCTGTACCGTCAATACGCCATAGTTTGGCTGTTTTATCCTTGCTTCCAGTCGCAATTGTTTTGCCATCCGGGCTGAAGTTTACACTCAAAACCAAGCTTTTATGAGCATTAATCGTATTGAGTAGATTACCATTGCGATCCCAAAGTTCGACTGTGCCATCACGCTTGGCTGAAGCCAGCATATCTCCCTTGGGGCTAAAACTGACACTCCTGACGGGTTGGGTATGCCCTTCTAGAGTTTTGATCAGTTTACCGTCTGCTTGCCAGAGCTTGATTGTGTTATCGTAGCTGGCGGTGGCAATTATTTGGCCATCTGGGCTATAACTCACACTTTGAACATTACTTTGATGTCCTTGCAGACGGTTGCGTTCTCTTGTCCAGTAGATTGCTTCCCCTAACTGGGCTTTGATTTCTGTTTGCAATTGTGGATTAGTGTTGCTTAAAATCAGCGATTGATAGCGTTTGGCAGCATCTAAACCGCTTAATAGAGCATCAAACTTAGCTTTATTAGCAGTCAAACGGGCTTCGGCAGTTTGATTGATAGCAGAAATTTGTCCTGTTTCGGCTCTATAGTACTGAATCCCGGCAAAAATTGCGAATAATGACACTACCGTAGAAAAAGCTGAGAGTGCAATCATGCTGCGGCGACGTTGACGATCGCGTCTTTTGACACTAGCATCAATAAACTCGGCAGTTTTCTTACTAAATTTACCCAATGCTGGGTTCAAAGCTGGGTTTTGTCGCAGTTCTACAACCTTTGCTAACTTTGATCCACTCCACAGTTCATCGTCATTTTTCAAAGTCTGCCAGCGTGCAACATCATCATTAAGTCGGTTAAAAAGTGCGATCGCCTGACGATTTTCTTCAATCCAGGTGTTGAGTGTTGTCCAGGATGTTAACAAGATTTCATGGGCAATTTCTACTGTAGATACTGGCGCTGGTGGTAGGCGATCGTGTAACGTCTCTTGAGGTGCATTGCTTACCAATAGATTTTCATCGATCAACTTTCTCAATACACTTTGCTCTAGTTCCTCGCTAAACTCAAAACGATTAGCCCGTCTGCGAACTGGCTTCCAATCGCTACTTGATTCCGAATCTCCACCAATATCTACCAATTTGAGGAAAATTTTCTGAGTTGCTAATTGTTCTGGTTGAGAAAACGCACCATAGATTTTATCTATATGTTCTTGCAGCGCCCCTCTCACACCGCCTAAC encodes the following:
- a CDS encoding metallophosphoesterase; this translates as MHWLLSGPLSVEKLTVKIAGLPASLQGKKLVQMSDFHYDGAGLSDEMLEEAIALSNQIKPDLVILTGDYVTTSPQPIHDLVLKLKQLQTQAGIYAVLGNHDIYYRYSKTEITKALTKIGVHVLWNEVVYPFGNELALVGLADRYSPEFNPAPVMEQLNPNIPRIVLSHNPDTAEILQAWRVDLQLSGHTHGGQIVIPGLGAVVAYRKNILQLIPSKIRRCFPLLRRDNFVLRHWEWAQGLHRVGRNLLYVNRGLGTYSPGRLFCPPEVTVITLQRE
- a CDS encoding C1 family peptidase; this translates as MKKIAYILIEIKSILKSSKRDSTIQDSPETQNLLTNNTTTPSNPLKNKPLKKPLFKISTSSLEEENIPQNNPVNTSEELSGKLNNSLLFPIGSSLLQKIKTEIDQPKKAKTNETKNKPSNEQSVFLFLPEFVDLSYWCSPVEDQGSLNSCTAHAGIALIEYAQKKSSGNYTDASPLFLYQVTRNLMQREGDSGASVRDTMKAMVAFGVCPEEYWPYNEDKFNEEPTSFCYSFAENYKTIKYFRLDYGQISKYALLSQVKLLLVSEIPCIFGFTLYNSVYDEVNFSRGHIPLPSKRDKVIGGHTVVAVGYHDRKIIENEDGERFEGALLIRNSWGNRWGQGGYGWMPYDYITRGLTADWWSLLKAEWLATGRFGASASAWNANKGNGDGNNTGDDQPKDEESN
- a CDS encoding WD40 repeat domain-containing protein, which encodes MSLKIKTFFFGRDQFLTGIVNKLEQTNLILLLGASGSGKSSVVRAGLIPWLSQKWGTKLVNLTFTPDIDPFEAFYASLLSKYKQSVAQIAREAQTDTLTEVVNRLKQPDDYWFILIDQFEELFTTTQPEKRNKFISSLLQLSKINVSNVKIMATMRADFLDRFSPYPALVKATDNHRPIIAEMQQDELRLAIEQPAAHHGVVLETGLVEEIIKDVQGQAGYLPLLQYTLNLLWETEVKTGSINDRTLNLNTYRMLGGVRGALQEHIDKIYGAFSQPEQLATQKIFLKLVDIGGDSESSSDWKPVRRRANRFEFSEELEQSVLRKLIDENLLVSNAPQETLHDRLPPAPVSTVEIAHEILLTSWTTLNTWIEENRQAIALFNRLNDDVARWQTLKNDDELWSGSKLAKVVELRQNPALNPALGKFSKKTAEFIDASVKRRDRQRRRSMIALSAFSTVVSLFAIFAGIQYYRAETGQISAINQTAEARLTANKAKFDALLSGLDAAKRYQSLILSNTNPQLQTEIKAQLGEAIYWTRERNRLQGHQSNVQSVSYSPDGQIIATASYDNTIKLWQADGKLIKTLEGHTQPVRSVSFSPKGDMLASAKRDGTVELWDRNGNLLNTINAHKSLVLSVNFSPDGKTIATGSKDKTAKLWRIDGTEINTFKGHRSWVMQVIFNPKTYQIVTTSGDKTIKLWQQDGKPPQTLTKHTDTVMSAAFSPDGKMLATASLDKTVKLWSSDGKLLKTFPHPEQLYSVSFSKDGQIASGSVDGNVRLWTQDGKLLDTWAAHDGRIHSLTFSPDGQTLATTGSDNITKLWQVHRQWLTVLNGHQNAATIVNFRPDGKQVVSAGIGDLLYFWSPKGNLLFTRKTNQRSVYGVSFSPDGQTIASAGDDNTIRIWDAKGKELRILRGHKDSVNNVSFSPDGQKIASASYDKTAKLWSREGQQLKTFTGHKGRVLGVSFSPDGQKIATSSDDQTVKLWGIDGKELRTLKGHTDRVWNVKFSPDGKTIASASADGTIKLWSLEGELIKTLHGHTAAVLDVSFSPDGKAMIASASSDKTIKLWRADGTLITTLMGHQSEVNAVNFSPNGKFLASAGKDKLVLLWNVSDLSLQGLLKQGCQQIHDYLKTHPEVSHNFCN